In Paenibacillus sp. G2S3, a single window of DNA contains:
- a CDS encoding DUF4265 domain-containing protein yields MEHKLTLINVFAGINSEEAVFEELPAECISDKIFKLCASPGLALGLAKGDTIKLHPNGEFELIKHGGNFCIQIYKEELVKEKIETAESIVKRELSGSLDGFHNGSLAFTAPIRNGFHATNMVFNVIRDY; encoded by the coding sequence ATGGAACATAAATTAACCTTAATTAATGTTTTTGCCGGCATAAATTCAGAGGAAGCAGTCTTTGAAGAGCTTCCTGCAGAATGCATAAGCGATAAAATATTCAAATTATGTGCATCTCCTGGGCTGGCTCTAGGGCTTGCGAAAGGAGATACAATAAAACTCCATCCCAATGGAGAGTTTGAATTAATAAAACATGGTGGAAACTTCTGCATTCAAATTTACAAAGAGGAGCTCGTTAAAGAAAAGATAGAGACAGCTGAATCTATAGTCAAACGAGAGCTTTCCGGTTCTTTAGATGGATTTCATAATGGCTCGCTTGCCTTCACCGCGCCCATCAGGAATGGATTTCATGCCACCAATATGGTTTTCAATGTAATTAGAGATTATTAG
- a CDS encoding DHHA1 domain-containing protein, producing MTNKLYYNSTYLTDWETCITETIEREDGLYVILEKTAFYPHGGGQPCDLGTIGDIPVLDVISEEDLVLHKLERRPDDLSVTCQIDWKRRFDHMQQHSGQHLLSAICLDLYQFMTLSFHLGEDYCTIDIEAPELSPKQLHSIEWEVNRQIYQNHSILSYFVTGEEASQLKLVKQPKVTENIRIVEIKDMEYNACGGTHVSSTGEIGVIKLLKAEKQKGNTRIYFKCGYRALEEFNSSLQILGALSSKFNTGKDEIIDRIEKWENEQKQLQAEITLLKEKNDDYVVQELLAQQEGKLIAKVFEDKSLKDLQSLANKLTAKCDVPVLLASSAENKVVFAQNGSAEVSCGAFFKEHLSTYNGKGGGSDKLAQAGFPTWEDALEFYEFARS from the coding sequence ATGACCAACAAACTATACTACAATTCTACATACCTTACTGATTGGGAGACCTGTATTACTGAAACCATAGAACGAGAAGATGGACTCTATGTTATTTTGGAGAAGACCGCTTTTTATCCGCATGGCGGTGGGCAGCCTTGTGATTTAGGGACTATTGGGGATATTCCGGTACTTGATGTAATCAGTGAGGAAGATCTTGTCCTGCATAAGCTGGAACGTCGGCCTGATGATTTATCCGTCACTTGTCAGATCGATTGGAAGAGAAGATTTGATCATATGCAGCAGCATAGTGGACAACACTTGCTCTCAGCCATCTGTCTCGATTTGTACCAGTTTATGACTCTAAGCTTTCATTTGGGTGAGGATTATTGCACCATTGATATAGAAGCGCCAGAACTGTCGCCTAAACAACTTCATTCCATAGAGTGGGAGGTTAATCGGCAGATTTACCAGAACCATAGTATCCTGAGCTATTTTGTAACAGGGGAAGAGGCTTCACAGCTTAAATTGGTCAAACAACCTAAAGTGACGGAGAACATCCGGATTGTAGAAATTAAAGATATGGAGTATAACGCTTGCGGTGGTACGCATGTATCTTCTACTGGTGAGATTGGTGTGATTAAGCTTTTGAAAGCGGAGAAACAAAAAGGCAATACGCGGATCTATTTTAAATGTGGATACCGTGCGCTGGAGGAGTTTAATAGCAGTCTGCAAATCCTTGGAGCTCTATCTTCCAAGTTCAATACGGGAAAAGATGAAATTATTGATCGCATTGAAAAATGGGAGAATGAACAAAAGCAGCTGCAAGCTGAAATTACCCTTCTTAAAGAGAAGAATGATGATTATGTCGTACAGGAGCTTTTAGCACAACAAGAAGGAAAGCTGATCGCAAAAGTGTTCGAGGATAAATCGCTGAAAGATTTACAAAGTTTAGCTAACAAGCTTACAGCGAAATGCGATGTTCCTGTTTTATTGGCTAGTTCTGCTGAGAATAAGGTTGTATTTGCACAGAATGGCAGCGCGGAGGTCTCCTGTGGAGCTTTTTTCAAAGAGCATCTTAGTACCTACAATGGAAAAGGCGGAGGTAGTGATAAACTAGCGCAAGCAGGATTCCCAACATGGGAGGACGCTTTGGAGTTTTATGAGTTTGCTAGAAGTTAA
- a CDS encoding copper amine oxidase N-terminal domain-containing protein, which produces MNKWKVTLGILAALTLSAGYGSVSAQAESQIQFNYKEIGISSKQVITENTTFVPLKSLADAMGYTLSWDQKSQIAKLVRPEREVIFTVGTVKSKMNEAVVPLAKSPRIIKGSVYVPLVSAVSALGGKARLNKTDGVIQIIDEARLVSASVDGRSYWISQKNGDLYYRATATGKPVIIGQLPFKESAYNYAFEIKKMGNGTDLLHLTDNHYAMFTDFNSSYQVLVKAGTILKQMDYHYNNSAYIHAPQVPSTQVYMTDGKNVQYITKDGGLDKLFEMEKLTGATGDFIVEYAAEDVVLVRLLDTTHLYLVYSSSGEIINLSEQLITSEDRKEWDRVNDGRDPNVLTRMLVLKSRKGNVLTLTYTPILEEKAKTVTFTLQSK; this is translated from the coding sequence ATGAATAAATGGAAGGTAACGCTAGGAATCTTAGCTGCTTTGACTTTAAGTGCGGGGTATGGATCGGTATCTGCTCAAGCAGAAAGCCAAATTCAATTCAACTATAAAGAAATCGGGATCAGCAGTAAGCAAGTCATCACAGAGAATACAACTTTTGTACCTCTGAAATCACTCGCAGATGCTATGGGGTATACATTATCGTGGGATCAAAAGTCCCAAATAGCTAAGCTTGTTCGTCCTGAGCGTGAGGTTATCTTCACAGTTGGTACTGTAAAGTCAAAAATGAATGAGGCCGTGGTGCCCTTAGCAAAGTCCCCACGTATTATAAAAGGCTCGGTGTACGTGCCATTGGTCTCAGCGGTCAGTGCACTTGGAGGTAAAGCGAGGCTTAATAAAACGGATGGGGTTATCCAAATTATAGATGAAGCTAGATTGGTTTCTGCTTCTGTAGATGGAAGATCCTATTGGATATCTCAAAAAAACGGCGATTTGTATTACCGTGCAACGGCAACTGGGAAACCAGTAATTATTGGTCAACTACCGTTCAAGGAATCAGCCTACAACTACGCTTTTGAGATTAAAAAAATGGGCAATGGTACGGACTTACTCCATTTAACGGACAATCATTATGCCATGTTCACCGATTTCAATAGCAGCTATCAAGTATTGGTCAAAGCGGGCACTATTCTCAAGCAAATGGACTATCATTACAACAACTCGGCTTATATCCATGCACCACAAGTGCCTTCCACTCAGGTGTATATGACCGATGGGAAGAACGTGCAATATATTACTAAGGATGGGGGTTTGGACAAGTTATTTGAGATGGAAAAGTTAACAGGAGCAACTGGAGATTTCATAGTGGAGTATGCTGCGGAAGACGTTGTGCTTGTACGCTTATTAGATACGACACACTTATATTTGGTTTATAGCAGCAGTGGAGAAATCATCAATCTTAGCGAACAACTGATTACCAGTGAGGATCGTAAGGAATGGGATAGAGTGAATGATGGCAGAGATCCAAATGTTTTGACCAGAATGTTAGTGTTGAAGAGTCGCAAAGGGAATGTACTGACATTAACCTATACTCCAATCCTTGAGGAAAAAGCAAAAACAGTGACATTTACACTACAATCCAAATAA